In Balaenoptera ricei isolate mBalRic1 chromosome 7, mBalRic1.hap2, whole genome shotgun sequence, a single window of DNA contains:
- the DNAJB2 gene encoding dnaJ homolog subfamily B member 2 isoform X2 produces MASYYEILDVPRSASADDIKKAYRKKALQWHPDKNPDNKEFAEKKFKEVAEAYEVLSDKHKREIYDHYGREGLTGAGTGPCRAEAGSGGPGFTFTFRSPEEVFREFFGNGDPFAELFDDLGPFSELQNRSARHSGPFFTFSSSFPGHSDFSSSSFSFSPGAGAFRSVSTSTTFVQGRRITTRRIMENGQERVEVEEDGQLKSVTINGIPDDLALGLELSRREQQQSVTSRSGATQVRQTPVSRPPDSDLSEDDEDLQLAMAYSLSEMEAAGKKPAGGRGAQRRRQGQPKAQNHHPGTGETHEGARGDTAKPSPSPEEKASRCLIL; encoded by the exons ATGGCATCCTACTACGAGATCCTAGACGTGCCGCGAAGTGCGTCCGCTGATGACATCAAAAAGGC GTATCGGAAGAAGGCTTTACAATGGCACCCAGACAAGAACCCAGATAATAAAGAGTTTGCTGAGAAGAAGTTCAAGGAGGTGGCCGAGGCATATGAAGTGCTGTCGGACA AGCATAAGCGTGAGATCTACGACCACTATGGCCGGGAAGGGCTGACTGGGGCAG GTACTGGCCCGTGTCGGGCGGAAGCTGGCAGTGGCGGCCCTGGCTTCACCTTCACCTTCCGCAGCCCAGAGGAGGTCTTCCGGGAGTTCTTCGGGAATGGTGACCCTTTTGCAGAGCTCTTTG ACGACCTGGGCCCGTTCTCAGAGCTTCAGAACCGGAGTGCCCGACACTCGGGCCCTTTCTtcaccttctcttcctccttccctggaCACTCTG ATTTCTCCTCCTCATCTTTCTCCTTcagtcctggggctggtgctttTCGCTCTGTTTCTACATCTACCACCTTTGTCCAAGGACGCCGCATCACGACGCGCAG GATCATGGAGAACGGGCAGGAGCGGGTGGAAGTGGAGGAGGACGGGCAGCTGAAGTCTGTCACAATCAATG GTATCCCGGATGACCTGGCACTGGGCTTGGAGCTGAGCCGTCGCGAGCAGCAACAGTCTGTCACCTCCAGGTCAGGGGCCACACAGGTCCGGCAGACCCCTGTGTCGCGACCCCCTGACAGCGACCTCTCTGAGGATGACGAGGACCTGCAGCTTGCCATGGCCTACAGCCTGTCAGAGATGGAGGCAGCTGGGAAGAAACCAGCAGGTGGGCGGGGGGCACAGCGACGACGGCAGGGGCAGCCCAAGGCCCAGAACCACCATCCAGGCACGGGGGAGACCCATGAGGGTGCAAGGGGTGACACAGCCAAACCCAGCCCATCTCCGGAGGAGAAGGCCTCTCGCTGCCTCATCCTCTGA
- the DNAJB2 gene encoding dnaJ homolog subfamily B member 2 isoform X1 — MASYYEILDVPRSASADDIKKAYRKKALQWHPDKNPDNKEFAEKKFKEVAEAYEVLSDKHKREIYDHYGREGLTGAGTGPCRAEAGSGGPGFTFTFRSPEEVFREFFGNGDPFAELFDDLGPFSELQNRSARHSGPFFTFSSSFPGHSDFSSSSFSFSPGAGAFRSVSTSTTFVQGRRITTRRIMENGQERVEVEEDGQLKSVTINGIPDDLALGLELSRREQQQSVTSRSGATQVRQTPVSRPPDSDLSEDDEDLQLAMAYSLSEMEAAGKKPADTCRDALPATFDKHLSIAKQGGVAPHQLCLPFRDEHLASSSVAKGSILYFSQSKEAACPERGISSLSLERENLLEVCKMAVLPTSGL; from the exons ATGGCATCCTACTACGAGATCCTAGACGTGCCGCGAAGTGCGTCCGCTGATGACATCAAAAAGGC GTATCGGAAGAAGGCTTTACAATGGCACCCAGACAAGAACCCAGATAATAAAGAGTTTGCTGAGAAGAAGTTCAAGGAGGTGGCCGAGGCATATGAAGTGCTGTCGGACA AGCATAAGCGTGAGATCTACGACCACTATGGCCGGGAAGGGCTGACTGGGGCAG GTACTGGCCCGTGTCGGGCGGAAGCTGGCAGTGGCGGCCCTGGCTTCACCTTCACCTTCCGCAGCCCAGAGGAGGTCTTCCGGGAGTTCTTCGGGAATGGTGACCCTTTTGCAGAGCTCTTTG ACGACCTGGGCCCGTTCTCAGAGCTTCAGAACCGGAGTGCCCGACACTCGGGCCCTTTCTtcaccttctcttcctccttccctggaCACTCTG ATTTCTCCTCCTCATCTTTCTCCTTcagtcctggggctggtgctttTCGCTCTGTTTCTACATCTACCACCTTTGTCCAAGGACGCCGCATCACGACGCGCAG GATCATGGAGAACGGGCAGGAGCGGGTGGAAGTGGAGGAGGACGGGCAGCTGAAGTCTGTCACAATCAATG GTATCCCGGATGACCTGGCACTGGGCTTGGAGCTGAGCCGTCGCGAGCAGCAACAGTCTGTCACCTCCAGGTCAGGGGCCACACAGGTCCGGCAGACCCCTGTGTCGCGACCCCCTGACAGCGACCTCTCTGAGGATGACGAGGACCTGCAGCTTGCCATGGCCTACAGCCTGTCAGAGATGGAGGCAGCTGGGAAGAAACCAGCAG ACACCTGCAGAGATGCCCTCCCAGCCACCTTTGACAAGCACCTTTCTATTGCCAAGCAGGGAGGTGTGGCTCCCCACCAACTCTGTCTTCCATTCCGGGATGAGCACTTGGCTTCATCTTCAGTGGCCAAAGGGTCTATATTGTATTTTTCTCAAAGCAAGGAAGCAGCCTGCCCTGAAAGAGGAATTTCAAGCCTCTCTCTTGAGAGAGAGAATCTGCTAGAAGTTTGTAAAATGGCTGTTCTGCCCACTTCCGGCCTTTGA
- the DNAJB2 gene encoding dnaJ homolog subfamily B member 2 isoform X3 — MASYYEILDVPRSASADDIKKAYRKKALQWHPDKNPDNKEFAEKKFKEVAEAYEVLSDKHKREIYDHYGREGLTGAGTGPCRAEAGSGGPGFTFTFRSPEEVFREFFGNGDPFAELFDDLGPFSELQNRSARHSGPFFTFSSSFPGHSDFSSSSFSFSPGAGAFRSVSTSTTFVQGRRITTRRIMENGQERVEVEEDGQLKSVTINGIPDDLALGLELSRREQQQSVTSRSGATQVRQTPVSRPPDSDLSEDDEDLQLAMAYSLSEMEAAGKKPADVF; from the exons ATGGCATCCTACTACGAGATCCTAGACGTGCCGCGAAGTGCGTCCGCTGATGACATCAAAAAGGC GTATCGGAAGAAGGCTTTACAATGGCACCCAGACAAGAACCCAGATAATAAAGAGTTTGCTGAGAAGAAGTTCAAGGAGGTGGCCGAGGCATATGAAGTGCTGTCGGACA AGCATAAGCGTGAGATCTACGACCACTATGGCCGGGAAGGGCTGACTGGGGCAG GTACTGGCCCGTGTCGGGCGGAAGCTGGCAGTGGCGGCCCTGGCTTCACCTTCACCTTCCGCAGCCCAGAGGAGGTCTTCCGGGAGTTCTTCGGGAATGGTGACCCTTTTGCAGAGCTCTTTG ACGACCTGGGCCCGTTCTCAGAGCTTCAGAACCGGAGTGCCCGACACTCGGGCCCTTTCTtcaccttctcttcctccttccctggaCACTCTG ATTTCTCCTCCTCATCTTTCTCCTTcagtcctggggctggtgctttTCGCTCTGTTTCTACATCTACCACCTTTGTCCAAGGACGCCGCATCACGACGCGCAG GATCATGGAGAACGGGCAGGAGCGGGTGGAAGTGGAGGAGGACGGGCAGCTGAAGTCTGTCACAATCAATG GTATCCCGGATGACCTGGCACTGGGCTTGGAGCTGAGCCGTCGCGAGCAGCAACAGTCTGTCACCTCCAGGTCAGGGGCCACACAGGTCCGGCAGACCCCTGTGTCGCGACCCCCTGACAGCGACCTCTCTGAGGATGACGAGGACCTGCAGCTTGCCATGGCCTACAGCCTGTCAGAGATGGAGGCAGCTGGGAAGAAACCAGCAG ATGTGTTCTGA